One genomic region from Drosophila busckii strain San Diego stock center, stock number 13000-0081.31 chromosome 3R, ASM1175060v1, whole genome shotgun sequence encodes:
- the LOC108604444 gene encoding DNA-binding protein D-ETS-4 isoform X2, translated as MPQFKHNDNNAQFQSQTPVEQFASYAYADNFDLSLLPEDTGIPTTVYQYNAPQIKIESAWEIQEQQPTNNAVYGSSSSNQLIPPPPAYPHSAYPSPQSSPQQSEFASFAYGGYNSSYDCLSSPCPSLDASSIKQELHILPPSPPESNCETPSPRSSCSSDSIKAEPLDAEVESFIDLNSLLLQQHQQQQADIKPSHQLLRECLEDTTFQKKHNLKPLALESFIGGLAEVRGDFEPVISLALEHAKREADAICAELQISQDPNAWTCAQVHAWLRSTLAQFKLPDAKHLELQFQEDGAALALLSEEEFMRRLPESGSTLHAQLEIWKMAYADQLGSQMEPTAQQTSANNNDIWPTAYSQQQLPSQSNEDSEDDEDMEATTVTTSPATPTLTPTVATAKRSGAARNGGGSHIHLWQFLKELLATPQLNGTAIRWIDRNKGIFKIEDSVRVAKLWGRRKNRPAMNYDKLSRSIRQYYKKGIMKKTERSQRLVYQFCQPYHQ; from the exons ATGCCGCAGTTTAagcacaacgacaacaacgcACAGTTTCAATCACAGACGCCGGTGGAGCAGTTTGCCTCGTATGCCTATGCGgataattttgatttgtcgctgctgccggAGGATACGGGCATACCCACTACGGTTTACCAGTACAACGCGCCACAGATTAAAATCGAGAGCGCCTGGGAAAttcaggagcagcagccaacgaaCAATGCTGTCTAtggcagctccagcagcaatCAGTTAATACCGCCACCACCCGCCTATCCGCATAGCGCCTATCCCTCACCTCAATCCAGTCCGCAGCAGTCGGAGTTCGCTTCGTTTGCCTACGGCGgttacaacagcagctacgATTGCCTGAGCAGTCCCTGTCCCTCGCTGGATGCCAGCAGCATTAAGCAGGAGCTGCACATACTGCCCCCATCGCCACCCGAGTCCAACTGCGAGACGCCCTCGCcgcgctccagctgctccagcgaTAGCATCAAGGCCGAGCCACTGGATGCGGAGGTGGAGAGCTTCATAGATTTGAattcattgctgctgcagcagcaccagcagcaacaagcagacaTCAAGCCAAGTCACCAGCTGCTGCGCGAGTGCCTGGAGGACACAACGTTCCAGAAGAAGCACAATCTGAAGCCGCTGGCACTGGAGTCCTTCATTGGCGGTCTAGCCGAGGTGCGTGGTGACTTTGAGCCGGTCATATCGCTGGCGCTGGAGCATGCCAAGCGCGAGGCGGACGCCATATGCGCCGAGCTGCAAATATCGCAGG ATCCCAATGCTTGGACATGTGCCCAAGTGCATGCCTGGCTGCGCTCCACCTTGGCGCAGTTCAAACTACCCGATGCGAAGCATCTGGAATTGCAATTCCAAGAAGACGGCGCTGCGCTGGCATTACTCAGCGAGGAGGAATTTATGCGTCGACTGCCCGAG AGCGGCAGCACATTGCACGCACAGCTGGAGATATGGAAGATGGCCTATGCCGATCAGCTGGGCAGCCAAATGGAACCAACCGCCCAGCAGACGtcagccaacaacaacgataTATGGCCAACAGCCTacagccaacaacagctgccaaGTCAGAGCAATGAGGATAGCGAAG ACGATGAGGATATGGAGGCTACAACTGTCACTACAtcgcctgccacgcccactctgACGCCCACTGTAGCAACGGCTAAGCGTTCTGGAGCTGCTCGCAATGGCGGCGGCTCGCACATACATCTGTGGCAGTTTCTCAAGGAGCTGCTGGCGACGCCGCAACTGAATGGCACCGCCATACGCTGGATCGATCGCAATAAGGGCATCTTCAAGATTGAGGATTCGGTGCGCGTGGCCAAGCTGTGGGGACGCCGCAAGAATCGACCGGCCATGAACTACGACAAACTGTCGCGCTCCATCAGGCAGTACTACAAGAAGGGCATTATGAAGAAGACGGAACGCTCGCAGCGTCTGGTCTATCAGTTCTGCCAGCCCTATCATCAGTGA
- the LOC108604444 gene encoding DNA-binding protein D-ETS-4 isoform X1 — MEYEKMLYLTNAEMPQFKHNDNNAQFQSQTPVEQFASYAYADNFDLSLLPEDTGIPTTVYQYNAPQIKIESAWEIQEQQPTNNAVYGSSSSNQLIPPPPAYPHSAYPSPQSSPQQSEFASFAYGGYNSSYDCLSSPCPSLDASSIKQELHILPPSPPESNCETPSPRSSCSSDSIKAEPLDAEVESFIDLNSLLLQQHQQQQADIKPSHQLLRECLEDTTFQKKHNLKPLALESFIGGLAEVRGDFEPVISLALEHAKREADAICAELQISQDPNAWTCAQVHAWLRSTLAQFKLPDAKHLELQFQEDGAALALLSEEEFMRRLPESGSTLHAQLEIWKMAYADQLGSQMEPTAQQTSANNNDIWPTAYSQQQLPSQSNEDSEDDEDMEATTVTTSPATPTLTPTVATAKRSGAARNGGGSHIHLWQFLKELLATPQLNGTAIRWIDRNKGIFKIEDSVRVAKLWGRRKNRPAMNYDKLSRSIRQYYKKGIMKKTERSQRLVYQFCQPYHQ; from the exons ATGCCGCAGTTTAagcacaacgacaacaacgcACAGTTTCAATCACAGACGCCGGTGGAGCAGTTTGCCTCGTATGCCTATGCGgataattttgatttgtcgctgctgccggAGGATACGGGCATACCCACTACGGTTTACCAGTACAACGCGCCACAGATTAAAATCGAGAGCGCCTGGGAAAttcaggagcagcagccaacgaaCAATGCTGTCTAtggcagctccagcagcaatCAGTTAATACCGCCACCACCCGCCTATCCGCATAGCGCCTATCCCTCACCTCAATCCAGTCCGCAGCAGTCGGAGTTCGCTTCGTTTGCCTACGGCGgttacaacagcagctacgATTGCCTGAGCAGTCCCTGTCCCTCGCTGGATGCCAGCAGCATTAAGCAGGAGCTGCACATACTGCCCCCATCGCCACCCGAGTCCAACTGCGAGACGCCCTCGCcgcgctccagctgctccagcgaTAGCATCAAGGCCGAGCCACTGGATGCGGAGGTGGAGAGCTTCATAGATTTGAattcattgctgctgcagcagcaccagcagcaacaagcagacaTCAAGCCAAGTCACCAGCTGCTGCGCGAGTGCCTGGAGGACACAACGTTCCAGAAGAAGCACAATCTGAAGCCGCTGGCACTGGAGTCCTTCATTGGCGGTCTAGCCGAGGTGCGTGGTGACTTTGAGCCGGTCATATCGCTGGCGCTGGAGCATGCCAAGCGCGAGGCGGACGCCATATGCGCCGAGCTGCAAATATCGCAGG ATCCCAATGCTTGGACATGTGCCCAAGTGCATGCCTGGCTGCGCTCCACCTTGGCGCAGTTCAAACTACCCGATGCGAAGCATCTGGAATTGCAATTCCAAGAAGACGGCGCTGCGCTGGCATTACTCAGCGAGGAGGAATTTATGCGTCGACTGCCCGAG AGCGGCAGCACATTGCACGCACAGCTGGAGATATGGAAGATGGCCTATGCCGATCAGCTGGGCAGCCAAATGGAACCAACCGCCCAGCAGACGtcagccaacaacaacgataTATGGCCAACAGCCTacagccaacaacagctgccaaGTCAGAGCAATGAGGATAGCGAAG ACGATGAGGATATGGAGGCTACAACTGTCACTACAtcgcctgccacgcccactctgACGCCCACTGTAGCAACGGCTAAGCGTTCTGGAGCTGCTCGCAATGGCGGCGGCTCGCACATACATCTGTGGCAGTTTCTCAAGGAGCTGCTGGCGACGCCGCAACTGAATGGCACCGCCATACGCTGGATCGATCGCAATAAGGGCATCTTCAAGATTGAGGATTCGGTGCGCGTGGCCAAGCTGTGGGGACGCCGCAAGAATCGACCGGCCATGAACTACGACAAACTGTCGCGCTCCATCAGGCAGTACTACAAGAAGGGCATTATGAAGAAGACGGAACGCTCGCAGCGTCTGGTCTATCAGTTCTGCCAGCCCTATCATCAGTGA